One Takifugu rubripes chromosome 19, fTakRub1.2, whole genome shotgun sequence genomic window carries:
- the znf740a gene encoding zinc finger protein 2 isoform X8, producing the protein MSHLPSSSVRDHMKWAGLLGCEAVLSSMALMQASSMAAPPKKMMTPLGHGPPQREGPDRGPQSHMILPSGMSCPPLLIRKEGEFQAPRLLDEKEMKANEDMQQKKKNRKSVTPCKVREQEGRGGKGAGDENGPSSKVQKNFICDHCYGAFRSGYHLKRHILIHTGEKPYACAVCDMRFIQRYHLERHSLIHTGVKPYACSMCDMRFFQRYHLARHSLTHTGVKPYACSMCDMRFFQRYHLARHSLTHTGVKPYACSMCDMRFFQRYHLARHTLTHTGVKPYACSMCDMRFFQRYHLARHTLTHTGVKPYACTMCDMRFIQRYQLERHSLTHTGVKPYACTMCDKRFFQRYHLARHSLTHMGVKPFACSMCDMKFFQRYHLARHSLTHTGVKPYACTMCDKRFFQRYHLARHGLTHMGVKPFACTMCDMRFSQRYHLARHSLTHTGVKPYACTMCDKRFFQRYHLARHSLTHMGVKPYACSMCDMRFIQRNQLERHSLTHTGEKPFACDMCDMRFIQRYHLERHKRVHSGEKPYQCERCQQNFSRTDRLLRHRRLCQGRNVAKVENQPCCDPRPYPQEPPPAPPTWSPLHPPPGRLAV; encoded by the exons ATGTCACATCTGCCCAGCAGCTCAGTCCGCGACCATATGAAATGG gcaGGGCTGCTTGGATGTGAAGCTGTTCTCTCCAGTATGGCCCTGATGCAGGCCAGCTCCATGGCTGCTCCGCCCAAAAAAATGATGACTCCTCTTGGCCACGGACCACCGCAGAGAGAGGGCCCGGACCGTGGTCCCCAGAGCCACATGATCCTCCCATCTGGAATGAGCTGTCCACCCCTG CTTATCCGGAAGGAAGGTGAATTCCAAGCTCCCCGCCTGCTGGACGAGAAGGAGATGAAGGCCAACGAGGAcatgcagcagaaaaaaaagaacaggaaaTCAGTAACGCCCTGTAAAGTGAGAGAACAAGAGGGAAGGGGTGGGAAG GGCGCGGGAGACGAGAACGGTCCGTCGTCCAAGGTGCAGAAAAACTTTATCTGCGATCACTGTTATGGCGCTTTTAGGAGCGGCTACCACCTGAAGAGACACATCCTTATTCACACAG GGGAGAAGCCGTATGCTTGTGCCGTATGTGACATGAGGTTTATTCAGCGTTACCACCTGGAGAGACACAGCCTCATTCACACGG GGGTGAAGCCGTACGCTTGCTCCATGTGTGACATGAGGTTCTTCCAACGTTATCATCTGGCAAGACACAGCCTCACTCATACTG gagtgAAGCCATACGCTTGCTCCATGTGTGACATGAGATTTTTCCAACGTTACCACTTGGCGAGACACAGCCTCACTCACACGG gggtgAAGCCATATGCTTGCTCTATGTGCGATATGAGATTTTTCCAGAGATACCACCTGGCACGACACACTCTCACCCACACGG GGGTGAAGCCATACGCTTGCTCCATGTGTGACATGAGGTTCTTCCAGCGTTACCATTTGGCAAGACACACCCTCACTCATACTG GGGTGAAGCCGTATGCTTGTACCATGTGTGACATGAGGTTTATTCAACGTTACCAACTGGAGAGACACAGTCTCACTCACACAG gggtgaaGCCGTACGCTTGCACCATGTGTGACAAGAGGTTTTTTCAGCGCTACCACCTGGCGAGACACAGCCTCACTCATATGG GTGTGAAACcttttgcttgttccatgtgtGACATGAAGTTTTTTCAGCGTTACCACCTGGCGAGACACAGCCTCACTCATACGG GTGTGAAACCTTATGCTTGCACCATGTGTGACAAGAGGTTTTTCCAACGCTACCACCTGGCGAGACACGGCCTCACTCATATGG GTGTGAAACCTTTTGCTTGCACCATGTGTGACATGAGGTTTTCTCAGCGTTATCACCTGGCGAGACACAGCCTCACTCATACGG GTGTGAAACCTTATGCTTGCACCATGTGCGACAAGAGGTTTTTCCAACGCTACCACCTGGCGAGACACAGCCTCACTCACATGG GAGTGAAGCCATATGCTTGTTCCATGTGTGACATGAGGTTTATTCAGCGTAACCAGCTGGAGAGACACAGCCTCACTCATACGG GAGAGAAGCCATTTGCTTGCGACATGTGTGATATGAGGTTTATTCAGCGCTACCACCTGGAGAGACACAAGCGTGTCCACAGTGGGGAGAAGCCGTACCAGTGTGAGCGGTGCCAGCAG AACTTCTCGCGGACAGACCGGCTGCTGCGGCATCGGCGACTGTGCCAAGGTCGGAACGTTGCCAAAGTGGAGAACCAGCCGTGCTGCGACCCGCGCCCGTACCCGCAAGAACCCCCGCCGGCACCCCCGACCTGGAGCCCCCTGCATCCTCCTCCGGGCCGGCTGGCTGTCTGA
- the znf740a gene encoding gastrula zinc finger protein XlCGF57.1 isoform X7 has product MSHLPSSSVRDHMKWAGLLGCEAVLSSMALMQASSMAAPPKKMMTPLGHGPPQREGPDRGPQSHMILPSGMSCPPLLIRKEGEFQAPRLLDEKEMKANEDMQQKKKNRKSVTPCKVREQEGRGGKGAGDENGPSSKVQKNFICDHCYGAFRSGYHLKRHILIHTGVKPFACSMCDMRFFQRYHLERHKLTHTGVKPYACSMCDMRFFQRYHLARHSLTHTGVKPYACSMCDMRFFQRYHLARHSLTHTGVKPYACSMCDMRFFQRYHLARHTLTHTGVKPYACSMCDMRFFQRYHLARHTLTHTGVKPYACTMCDMRFIQRYQLERHSLTHTGVKPYACTMCDKRFFQRYHLARHSLTHMGVKPFACSMCDMKFFQRYHLARHSLTHTGVKPYACTMCDKRFFQRYHLARHGLTHMGVKPFACTMCDMRFSQRYHLARHSLTHTGVKPYACTMCDKRFFQRYHLARHSLTHMGVKPYACSMCDMRFIQRNQLERHSLTHTGEKPFACDMCDMRFIQRYHLERHKRVHSGEKPYQCERCQQNFSRTDRLLRHRRLCQGRNVAKVENQPCCDPRPYPQEPPPAPPTWSPLHPPPGRLAV; this is encoded by the exons ATGTCACATCTGCCCAGCAGCTCAGTCCGCGACCATATGAAATGG gcaGGGCTGCTTGGATGTGAAGCTGTTCTCTCCAGTATGGCCCTGATGCAGGCCAGCTCCATGGCTGCTCCGCCCAAAAAAATGATGACTCCTCTTGGCCACGGACCACCGCAGAGAGAGGGCCCGGACCGTGGTCCCCAGAGCCACATGATCCTCCCATCTGGAATGAGCTGTCCACCCCTG CTTATCCGGAAGGAAGGTGAATTCCAAGCTCCCCGCCTGCTGGACGAGAAGGAGATGAAGGCCAACGAGGAcatgcagcagaaaaaaaagaacaggaaaTCAGTAACGCCCTGTAAAGTGAGAGAACAAGAGGGAAGGGGTGGGAAG GGCGCGGGAGACGAGAACGGTCCGTCGTCCAAGGTGCAGAAAAACTTTATCTGCGATCACTGTTATGGCGCTTTTAGGAGCGGCTACCACCTGAAGAGACACATCCTTATTCACACAG gggtgaaGCCATTTGCGTGTTCCATGTGTGACATGAGATTTTTCCAGCGTTACCACCTGGAGAGACACAAACTCACTCATACGG GGGTGAAGCCGTACGCTTGCTCCATGTGTGACATGAGGTTCTTCCAACGTTATCATCTGGCAAGACACAGCCTCACTCATACTG gagtgAAGCCATACGCTTGCTCCATGTGTGACATGAGATTTTTCCAACGTTACCACTTGGCGAGACACAGCCTCACTCACACGG gggtgAAGCCATATGCTTGCTCTATGTGCGATATGAGATTTTTCCAGAGATACCACCTGGCACGACACACTCTCACCCACACGG GGGTGAAGCCATACGCTTGCTCCATGTGTGACATGAGGTTCTTCCAGCGTTACCATTTGGCAAGACACACCCTCACTCATACTG GGGTGAAGCCGTATGCTTGTACCATGTGTGACATGAGGTTTATTCAACGTTACCAACTGGAGAGACACAGTCTCACTCACACAG gggtgaaGCCGTACGCTTGCACCATGTGTGACAAGAGGTTTTTTCAGCGCTACCACCTGGCGAGACACAGCCTCACTCATATGG GTGTGAAACcttttgcttgttccatgtgtGACATGAAGTTTTTTCAGCGTTACCACCTGGCGAGACACAGCCTCACTCATACGG GTGTGAAACCTTATGCTTGCACCATGTGTGACAAGAGGTTTTTCCAACGCTACCACCTGGCGAGACACGGCCTCACTCATATGG GTGTGAAACCTTTTGCTTGCACCATGTGTGACATGAGGTTTTCTCAGCGTTATCACCTGGCGAGACACAGCCTCACTCATACGG GTGTGAAACCTTATGCTTGCACCATGTGCGACAAGAGGTTTTTCCAACGCTACCACCTGGCGAGACACAGCCTCACTCACATGG GAGTGAAGCCATATGCTTGTTCCATGTGTGACATGAGGTTTATTCAGCGTAACCAGCTGGAGAGACACAGCCTCACTCATACGG GAGAGAAGCCATTTGCTTGCGACATGTGTGATATGAGGTTTATTCAGCGCTACCACCTGGAGAGACACAAGCGTGTCCACAGTGGGGAGAAGCCGTACCAGTGTGAGCGGTGCCAGCAG AACTTCTCGCGGACAGACCGGCTGCTGCGGCATCGGCGACTGTGCCAAGGTCGGAACGTTGCCAAAGTGGAGAACCAGCCGTGCTGCGACCCGCGCCCGTACCCGCAAGAACCCCCGCCGGCACCCCCGACCTGGAGCCCCCTGCATCCTCCTCCGGGCCGGCTGGCTGTCTGA
- the znf740a gene encoding zinc finger protein 2 homolog isoform X23, protein MSHLPSSSVRDHMKWAGLLGCEAVLSSMALMQASSMAAPPKKMMTPLGHGPPQREGPDRGPQSHMILPSGMSCPPLLIRKEGEFQAPRLLDEKEMKANEDMQQKKKNRKSVTPCKVREQEGRGGKGAGDENGPSSKVQKNFICDHCYGAFRSGYHLKRHILIHTGEKPYACAVCDMRFIQRYHLERHSLIHTGVKPFACSMCDMRFFQRYHLERHKLTHTGVKPYACSMCDMRFFQRYHLARHSLTHTGVKPYACSMCDMRFFQRYHLARHSLTHTGVKPYACSMCDMRFFQRYHLARHTLTHTGVKPYACSMCDMRFFQRYHLARHTLTHTGVKPYACTMCDMRFIQRYQLERHSLTHTGVKPYACTMCDKRFFQRYHLARHSLTHMGVKPYACTMCDKRFFQRYHLARHGLTHMGVKPYACSMCDMRFIQRNQLERHSLTHTGEKPFACDMCDMRFIQRYHLERHKRVHSGEKPYQCERCQQNFSRTDRLLRHRRLCQGRNVAKVENQPCCDPRPYPQEPPPAPPTWSPLHPPPGRLAV, encoded by the exons ATGTCACATCTGCCCAGCAGCTCAGTCCGCGACCATATGAAATGG gcaGGGCTGCTTGGATGTGAAGCTGTTCTCTCCAGTATGGCCCTGATGCAGGCCAGCTCCATGGCTGCTCCGCCCAAAAAAATGATGACTCCTCTTGGCCACGGACCACCGCAGAGAGAGGGCCCGGACCGTGGTCCCCAGAGCCACATGATCCTCCCATCTGGAATGAGCTGTCCACCCCTG CTTATCCGGAAGGAAGGTGAATTCCAAGCTCCCCGCCTGCTGGACGAGAAGGAGATGAAGGCCAACGAGGAcatgcagcagaaaaaaaagaacaggaaaTCAGTAACGCCCTGTAAAGTGAGAGAACAAGAGGGAAGGGGTGGGAAG GGCGCGGGAGACGAGAACGGTCCGTCGTCCAAGGTGCAGAAAAACTTTATCTGCGATCACTGTTATGGCGCTTTTAGGAGCGGCTACCACCTGAAGAGACACATCCTTATTCACACAG GGGAGAAGCCGTATGCTTGTGCCGTATGTGACATGAGGTTTATTCAGCGTTACCACCTGGAGAGACACAGCCTCATTCACACGG gggtgaaGCCATTTGCGTGTTCCATGTGTGACATGAGATTTTTCCAGCGTTACCACCTGGAGAGACACAAACTCACTCATACGG GGGTGAAGCCGTACGCTTGCTCCATGTGTGACATGAGGTTCTTCCAACGTTATCATCTGGCAAGACACAGCCTCACTCATACTG gagtgAAGCCATACGCTTGCTCCATGTGTGACATGAGATTTTTCCAACGTTACCACTTGGCGAGACACAGCCTCACTCACACGG gggtgAAGCCATATGCTTGCTCTATGTGCGATATGAGATTTTTCCAGAGATACCACCTGGCACGACACACTCTCACCCACACGG GGGTGAAGCCATACGCTTGCTCCATGTGTGACATGAGGTTCTTCCAGCGTTACCATTTGGCAAGACACACCCTCACTCATACTG GGGTGAAGCCGTATGCTTGTACCATGTGTGACATGAGGTTTATTCAACGTTACCAACTGGAGAGACACAGTCTCACTCACACAG gggtgaaGCCGTACGCTTGCACCATGTGTGACAAGAGGTTTTTTCAGCGCTACCACCTGGCGAGACACAGCCTCACTCATATGG GTGTGAAACCTTATGCTTGCACCATGTGTGACAAGAGGTTTTTCCAACGCTACCACCTGGCGAGACACGGCCTCACTCATATGG GAGTGAAGCCATATGCTTGTTCCATGTGTGACATGAGGTTTATTCAGCGTAACCAGCTGGAGAGACACAGCCTCACTCATACGG GAGAGAAGCCATTTGCTTGCGACATGTGTGATATGAGGTTTATTCAGCGCTACCACCTGGAGAGACACAAGCGTGTCCACAGTGGGGAGAAGCCGTACCAGTGTGAGCGGTGCCAGCAG AACTTCTCGCGGACAGACCGGCTGCTGCGGCATCGGCGACTGTGCCAAGGTCGGAACGTTGCCAAAGTGGAGAACCAGCCGTGCTGCGACCCGCGCCCGTACCCGCAAGAACCCCCGCCGGCACCCCCGACCTGGAGCCCCCTGCATCCTCCTCCGGGCCGGCTGGCTGTCTGA
- the znf740a gene encoding zinc finger protein 2 homolog isoform X26 produces the protein MSHLPSSSVRDHMKWAGLLGCEAVLSSMALMQASSMAAPPKKMMTPLGHGPPQREGPDRGPQSHMILPSGMSCPPLLIRKEGEFQAPRLLDEKEMKANEDMQQKKKNRKSVTPCKVREQEGRGGKGAGDENGPSSKVQKNFICDHCYGAFRSGYHLKRHILIHTGEKPYACAVCDMRFIQRYHLERHSLIHTGVKPFACSMCDMRFFQRYHLERHKLTHTGVKPYACSMCDMRFFQRYHLARHSLTHTGVKPYACSMCDMRFFQRYHLARHSLTHTGVKPYACSMCDMRFFQRYHLARHTLTHTGVKPYACSMCDMRFFQRYHLARHTLTHTGVKPYACTMCDMRFIQRYQLERHSLTHTGVKPYACTMCDKRFFQRYHLARHSLTHMGVKPFACSMCDMKFFQRYHLARHSLTHTGVKPYACTMCDKRFFQRYHLARHGLTHMGEKPFACDMCDMRFIQRYHLERHKRVHSGEKPYQCERCQQNFSRTDRLLRHRRLCQGRNVAKVENQPCCDPRPYPQEPPPAPPTWSPLHPPPGRLAV, from the exons ATGTCACATCTGCCCAGCAGCTCAGTCCGCGACCATATGAAATGG gcaGGGCTGCTTGGATGTGAAGCTGTTCTCTCCAGTATGGCCCTGATGCAGGCCAGCTCCATGGCTGCTCCGCCCAAAAAAATGATGACTCCTCTTGGCCACGGACCACCGCAGAGAGAGGGCCCGGACCGTGGTCCCCAGAGCCACATGATCCTCCCATCTGGAATGAGCTGTCCACCCCTG CTTATCCGGAAGGAAGGTGAATTCCAAGCTCCCCGCCTGCTGGACGAGAAGGAGATGAAGGCCAACGAGGAcatgcagcagaaaaaaaagaacaggaaaTCAGTAACGCCCTGTAAAGTGAGAGAACAAGAGGGAAGGGGTGGGAAG GGCGCGGGAGACGAGAACGGTCCGTCGTCCAAGGTGCAGAAAAACTTTATCTGCGATCACTGTTATGGCGCTTTTAGGAGCGGCTACCACCTGAAGAGACACATCCTTATTCACACAG GGGAGAAGCCGTATGCTTGTGCCGTATGTGACATGAGGTTTATTCAGCGTTACCACCTGGAGAGACACAGCCTCATTCACACGG gggtgaaGCCATTTGCGTGTTCCATGTGTGACATGAGATTTTTCCAGCGTTACCACCTGGAGAGACACAAACTCACTCATACGG GGGTGAAGCCGTACGCTTGCTCCATGTGTGACATGAGGTTCTTCCAACGTTATCATCTGGCAAGACACAGCCTCACTCATACTG gagtgAAGCCATACGCTTGCTCCATGTGTGACATGAGATTTTTCCAACGTTACCACTTGGCGAGACACAGCCTCACTCACACGG gggtgAAGCCATATGCTTGCTCTATGTGCGATATGAGATTTTTCCAGAGATACCACCTGGCACGACACACTCTCACCCACACGG GGGTGAAGCCATACGCTTGCTCCATGTGTGACATGAGGTTCTTCCAGCGTTACCATTTGGCAAGACACACCCTCACTCATACTG GGGTGAAGCCGTATGCTTGTACCATGTGTGACATGAGGTTTATTCAACGTTACCAACTGGAGAGACACAGTCTCACTCACACAG gggtgaaGCCGTACGCTTGCACCATGTGTGACAAGAGGTTTTTTCAGCGCTACCACCTGGCGAGACACAGCCTCACTCATATGG GTGTGAAACcttttgcttgttccatgtgtGACATGAAGTTTTTTCAGCGTTACCACCTGGCGAGACACAGCCTCACTCATACGG GTGTGAAACCTTATGCTTGCACCATGTGTGACAAGAGGTTTTTCCAACGCTACCACCTGGCGAGACACGGCCTCACTCATATGG GAGAGAAGCCATTTGCTTGCGACATGTGTGATATGAGGTTTATTCAGCGCTACCACCTGGAGAGACACAAGCGTGTCCACAGTGGGGAGAAGCCGTACCAGTGTGAGCGGTGCCAGCAG AACTTCTCGCGGACAGACCGGCTGCTGCGGCATCGGCGACTGTGCCAAGGTCGGAACGTTGCCAAAGTGGAGAACCAGCCGTGCTGCGACCCGCGCCCGTACCCGCAAGAACCCCCGCCGGCACCCCCGACCTGGAGCCCCCTGCATCCTCCTCCGGGCCGGCTGGCTGTCTGA
- the znf740a gene encoding zinc finger protein 2 isoform X4, with protein sequence MSHLPSSSVRDHMKWAGLLGCEAVLSSMALMQASSMAAPPKKMMTPLGHGPPQREGPDRGPQSHMILPSGMSCPPLLIRKEGEFQAPRLLDEKEMKANEDMQQKKKNRKSVTPCKVREQEGRGGKGAGDENGPSSKVQKNFICDHCYGAFRSGYHLKRHILIHTGEKPYACAVCDMRFIQRYHLERHSLIHTGVKPFACSMCDMRFFQRYHLERHKLTHTGVKPYACSMCDMRFFQRYHLARHSLTHTGVKPYACSMCDMRFFQRYHLARHSLTHTGVKPYACSMCDMRFFQRYHLARHTLTHTGVKPYACSMCDMRFFQRYHLARHTLTHTGVKPYACTMCDMRFIQRYQLERHSLTHTGVKPYACTMCDKRFFQRYHLARHSLTHMGVKPYACTMCDKRFFQRYHLARHGLTHMGVKPFACTMCDMRFSQRYHLARHSLTHTGVKPYACTMCDKRFFQRYHLARHSLTHMGVKPYACSMCDMRFIQRNQLERHSLTHTGEKPFACDMCDMRFIQRYHLERHKRVHSGEKPYQCERCQQNFSRTDRLLRHRRLCQGRNVAKVENQPCCDPRPYPQEPPPAPPTWSPLHPPPGRLAV encoded by the exons ATGTCACATCTGCCCAGCAGCTCAGTCCGCGACCATATGAAATGG gcaGGGCTGCTTGGATGTGAAGCTGTTCTCTCCAGTATGGCCCTGATGCAGGCCAGCTCCATGGCTGCTCCGCCCAAAAAAATGATGACTCCTCTTGGCCACGGACCACCGCAGAGAGAGGGCCCGGACCGTGGTCCCCAGAGCCACATGATCCTCCCATCTGGAATGAGCTGTCCACCCCTG CTTATCCGGAAGGAAGGTGAATTCCAAGCTCCCCGCCTGCTGGACGAGAAGGAGATGAAGGCCAACGAGGAcatgcagcagaaaaaaaagaacaggaaaTCAGTAACGCCCTGTAAAGTGAGAGAACAAGAGGGAAGGGGTGGGAAG GGCGCGGGAGACGAGAACGGTCCGTCGTCCAAGGTGCAGAAAAACTTTATCTGCGATCACTGTTATGGCGCTTTTAGGAGCGGCTACCACCTGAAGAGACACATCCTTATTCACACAG GGGAGAAGCCGTATGCTTGTGCCGTATGTGACATGAGGTTTATTCAGCGTTACCACCTGGAGAGACACAGCCTCATTCACACGG gggtgaaGCCATTTGCGTGTTCCATGTGTGACATGAGATTTTTCCAGCGTTACCACCTGGAGAGACACAAACTCACTCATACGG GGGTGAAGCCGTACGCTTGCTCCATGTGTGACATGAGGTTCTTCCAACGTTATCATCTGGCAAGACACAGCCTCACTCATACTG gagtgAAGCCATACGCTTGCTCCATGTGTGACATGAGATTTTTCCAACGTTACCACTTGGCGAGACACAGCCTCACTCACACGG gggtgAAGCCATATGCTTGCTCTATGTGCGATATGAGATTTTTCCAGAGATACCACCTGGCACGACACACTCTCACCCACACGG GGGTGAAGCCATACGCTTGCTCCATGTGTGACATGAGGTTCTTCCAGCGTTACCATTTGGCAAGACACACCCTCACTCATACTG GGGTGAAGCCGTATGCTTGTACCATGTGTGACATGAGGTTTATTCAACGTTACCAACTGGAGAGACACAGTCTCACTCACACAG gggtgaaGCCGTACGCTTGCACCATGTGTGACAAGAGGTTTTTTCAGCGCTACCACCTGGCGAGACACAGCCTCACTCATATGG GTGTGAAACCTTATGCTTGCACCATGTGTGACAAGAGGTTTTTCCAACGCTACCACCTGGCGAGACACGGCCTCACTCATATGG GTGTGAAACCTTTTGCTTGCACCATGTGTGACATGAGGTTTTCTCAGCGTTATCACCTGGCGAGACACAGCCTCACTCATACGG GTGTGAAACCTTATGCTTGCACCATGTGCGACAAGAGGTTTTTCCAACGCTACCACCTGGCGAGACACAGCCTCACTCACATGG GAGTGAAGCCATATGCTTGTTCCATGTGTGACATGAGGTTTATTCAGCGTAACCAGCTGGAGAGACACAGCCTCACTCATACGG GAGAGAAGCCATTTGCTTGCGACATGTGTGATATGAGGTTTATTCAGCGCTACCACCTGGAGAGACACAAGCGTGTCCACAGTGGGGAGAAGCCGTACCAGTGTGAGCGGTGCCAGCAG AACTTCTCGCGGACAGACCGGCTGCTGCGGCATCGGCGACTGTGCCAAGGTCGGAACGTTGCCAAAGTGGAGAACCAGCCGTGCTGCGACCCGCGCCCGTACCCGCAAGAACCCCCGCCGGCACCCCCGACCTGGAGCCCCCTGCATCCTCCTCCGGGCCGGCTGGCTGTCTGA
- the znf740a gene encoding gastrula zinc finger protein XlCGF57.1 isoform X32, with the protein MSHLPSSSVRDHMKWAGLLGCEAVLSSMALMQASSMAAPPKKMMTPLGHGPPQREGPDRGPQSHMILPSGMSCPPLLIRKEGEFQAPRLLDEKEMKANEDMQQKKKNRKSVTPCKVREQEGRGGKGAGDENGPSSKVQKNFICDHCYGAFRSGYHLKRHILIHTGEKPYACAVCDMRFIQRYHLERHSLIHTGVKPFACSMCDMRFFQRYHLERHKLTHTGVKPYACSMCDMRFFQRYHLARHSLTHTGVKPYACSMCDMRFFQRYHLARHSLTHTGVKPYACSMCDMRFFQRYHLARHTLTHTGVKPYACSMCDMRFFQRYHLARHTLTHTGVKPYACTMCDMRFIQRYQLERHSLTHTGVKPYACTMCDKRFFQRYHLARHSLTHMGVKPYACTMCDKRFFQRYHLARHSLTHMGEKPFACDMCDMRFIQRYHLERHKRVHSGEKPYQCERCQQNFSRTDRLLRHRRLCQGRNVAKVENQPCCDPRPYPQEPPPAPPTWSPLHPPPGRLAV; encoded by the exons ATGTCACATCTGCCCAGCAGCTCAGTCCGCGACCATATGAAATGG gcaGGGCTGCTTGGATGTGAAGCTGTTCTCTCCAGTATGGCCCTGATGCAGGCCAGCTCCATGGCTGCTCCGCCCAAAAAAATGATGACTCCTCTTGGCCACGGACCACCGCAGAGAGAGGGCCCGGACCGTGGTCCCCAGAGCCACATGATCCTCCCATCTGGAATGAGCTGTCCACCCCTG CTTATCCGGAAGGAAGGTGAATTCCAAGCTCCCCGCCTGCTGGACGAGAAGGAGATGAAGGCCAACGAGGAcatgcagcagaaaaaaaagaacaggaaaTCAGTAACGCCCTGTAAAGTGAGAGAACAAGAGGGAAGGGGTGGGAAG GGCGCGGGAGACGAGAACGGTCCGTCGTCCAAGGTGCAGAAAAACTTTATCTGCGATCACTGTTATGGCGCTTTTAGGAGCGGCTACCACCTGAAGAGACACATCCTTATTCACACAG GGGAGAAGCCGTATGCTTGTGCCGTATGTGACATGAGGTTTATTCAGCGTTACCACCTGGAGAGACACAGCCTCATTCACACGG gggtgaaGCCATTTGCGTGTTCCATGTGTGACATGAGATTTTTCCAGCGTTACCACCTGGAGAGACACAAACTCACTCATACGG GGGTGAAGCCGTACGCTTGCTCCATGTGTGACATGAGGTTCTTCCAACGTTATCATCTGGCAAGACACAGCCTCACTCATACTG gagtgAAGCCATACGCTTGCTCCATGTGTGACATGAGATTTTTCCAACGTTACCACTTGGCGAGACACAGCCTCACTCACACGG gggtgAAGCCATATGCTTGCTCTATGTGCGATATGAGATTTTTCCAGAGATACCACCTGGCACGACACACTCTCACCCACACGG GGGTGAAGCCATACGCTTGCTCCATGTGTGACATGAGGTTCTTCCAGCGTTACCATTTGGCAAGACACACCCTCACTCATACTG GGGTGAAGCCGTATGCTTGTACCATGTGTGACATGAGGTTTATTCAACGTTACCAACTGGAGAGACACAGTCTCACTCACACAG gggtgaaGCCGTACGCTTGCACCATGTGTGACAAGAGGTTTTTTCAGCGCTACCACCTGGCGAGACACAGCCTCACTCATATGG GTGTGAAACCTTATGCTTGCACCATGTGCGACAAGAGGTTTTTCCAACGCTACCACCTGGCGAGACACAGCCTCACTCACATGG GAGAGAAGCCATTTGCTTGCGACATGTGTGATATGAGGTTTATTCAGCGCTACCACCTGGAGAGACACAAGCGTGTCCACAGTGGGGAGAAGCCGTACCAGTGTGAGCGGTGCCAGCAG AACTTCTCGCGGACAGACCGGCTGCTGCGGCATCGGCGACTGTGCCAAGGTCGGAACGTTGCCAAAGTGGAGAACCAGCCGTGCTGCGACCCGCGCCCGTACCCGCAAGAACCCCCGCCGGCACCCCCGACCTGGAGCCCCCTGCATCCTCCTCCGGGCCGGCTGGCTGTCTGA